In one Tepidisphaeraceae bacterium genomic region, the following are encoded:
- a CDS encoding DUF4258 domain-containing protein — protein MIQEIRAKIAVDLFELSRHAVDQSLKRGITIAEMLEAIAIAELIEDYPQDKYGPTCLILGYTQAKRPLRILCSYPTRPLIKIITVYEPDPQQWIDHRVRKA, from the coding sequence ATGATTCAGGAGATCCGGGCCAAAATTGCGGTCGACCTGTTTGAGCTGTCTCGGCACGCGGTGGATCAATCGCTGAAGCGAGGGATAACGATCGCCGAAATGCTCGAGGCGATCGCCATTGCGGAACTCATCGAAGATTATCCGCAGGATAAGTACGGCCCGACTTGCCTCATTCTGGGGTATACTCAGGCGAAACGGCCGCTCCGCATTTTATGCAGCTATCCAACGCGGCCACTGATTAAGATCATTACGGTTTACGAGCCGGATCCCCAGCAGTGGATTGACCACCGAGTGAGGAAAGCATGA
- a CDS encoding aminopeptidase codes for MKDPRFAELADVLVRHSCRLEPGQKVLIEAFDIPTDFTVELVKRVAAAGAVPLVSTYHQQVMRALLGTATEAQMKLLGEVEAARMSAMDAYIGVRGSHNISELSDVPRERMELYERHWWTPVHQDIRVPKTKWVVLRWPTSSMAQAAGLSTEAFEDFYFRVCAGVDYAAMAKAMQPLQELMSRTDQVHIKGPGTDLRFSIKGIGAVGCSGESNIPDGECFTCPVRDSVNGTIAFNCETLYRGTVFNHVKLELKNGKIVNGVADSSATTSKLNEILDSDDGARYIGEWSLAFNPHILKPMKDILFDEKIAGSFHFTPGQAYEQAGNGNKSQIHWDMVCIQRPEYGGGEIWFDGKLIRKDGLFVIDELTGLNPDRLGA; via the coding sequence ATGAAAGACCCACGATTTGCTGAACTTGCCGACGTCCTCGTCCGCCATTCCTGCCGGCTGGAACCGGGCCAGAAGGTGCTGATTGAGGCGTTCGACATTCCGACCGACTTCACCGTGGAACTGGTCAAGCGCGTCGCGGCGGCCGGGGCGGTGCCGCTGGTCAGCACGTATCACCAGCAGGTCATGCGGGCGCTGCTCGGCACCGCGACCGAGGCGCAGATGAAGTTGCTCGGCGAGGTGGAGGCCGCCCGCATGAGCGCGATGGACGCCTACATCGGCGTGCGCGGCAGCCACAACATTTCCGAGCTGTCGGACGTGCCGCGCGAGCGCATGGAACTGTACGAGCGGCACTGGTGGACGCCGGTGCACCAGGACATTCGCGTGCCGAAGACCAAGTGGGTCGTGCTGCGCTGGCCGACCTCCAGCATGGCACAGGCCGCCGGCCTGAGCACCGAGGCGTTCGAGGACTTCTACTTCCGCGTCTGCGCCGGCGTCGACTACGCCGCCATGGCCAAGGCGATGCAGCCGCTGCAGGAGCTGATGTCGCGCACCGATCAGGTGCACATTAAGGGCCCCGGCACCGATTTGCGCTTCAGCATCAAGGGTATCGGCGCCGTCGGCTGCAGCGGTGAATCGAACATTCCCGACGGCGAATGCTTCACCTGCCCGGTGCGCGACAGCGTCAACGGCACGATCGCCTTCAACTGCGAAACCCTCTACCGCGGCACCGTCTTCAACCACGTGAAGCTGGAACTGAAAAACGGAAAGATCGTCAACGGCGTAGCCGATTCATCGGCCACGACATCCAAACTGAACGAGATTCTCGACAGCGACGACGGCGCCCGCTACATCGGCGAGTGGAGCCTGGCCTTCAACCCGCACATCCTCAAGCCCATGAAGGACATCCTGTTCGACGAGAAGATCGCCGGCAGCTTCCACTTCACCCCCGGCCAGGCCTACGAGCAGGCCGGCAACGGCAACAAGAGCCAGATCCACTGGGACATGGTCTGCATCCAACGCCCCGAGTACGGCGGTGGCGAAATCTGGTTCGACGGCAAACTGATCCGCAAGGATGGGCTGTTCGTGATCGATGAACTGACGGGGCTGAACCCGGATCGGCTGGGGGCATGA